Proteins encoded within one genomic window of Triticum aestivum cultivar Chinese Spring chromosome 2D, IWGSC CS RefSeq v2.1, whole genome shotgun sequence:
- the LOC123054460 gene encoding uncharacterized protein At1g51745, which produces MGRSSGGEGGGGEGQGEADGGGIADCSPGTIVWVRRRNGSWWPGRIVGQDELAASQVVTPRTGTPVKLLGREDASIDWYNLEKSKRVKEFRCGEFDACIEKAMACQGTPVKRREKYARREDAIIHALELERKQLALKYQNQGFRADDSCSILFADTGREFDDFPSEYYSRNNVQEPQLHLQSSASQQRVDLSTTRYKSKKSKKQKGDTSVRLGKTKECEEKFIHAGSKRNLSGSLDLEASGNTLSNYVNGFSLSGHTQEGSNVESGEKNTALKKRRLEEAIFEASVVKKHDRCRPLAQVVQSSVKFPRSFQCNDDSGTVVVEGGKDPLPAICQAKRSGATYLSADSGDAHSRDFIPVKQTILTEAHHETESYLKQEDTLLEEQTFPGFVEKQESDSSMSLCSDTETEDDAELLQRYAKVQSPESDACDPNSLKASNKSRHANDIDDDDEMNFSTHIPQQNVLLGEDGSPELGVSQWHMKGKRNRRTAVKRSMGKADENLSLDSSSSFMKGLLKMANKGDSKVEIIDASSHQPFGQSFPENQEGLDCDHDEADLVDKAASHSGVNRYHGKDYPLSSEPVRDIGRSYTSFNNSEISCKTSLLNKNGNQITSIDQKACGDGSSLYQQNHGSHLGYTGQVLFNVDLKVQANYQGEHVPLVSLMSRLDGKAIVGHPIQVGILEEGSMDRLILGSDLVLENSTAAPPAWPTGRRTVMPRVPRLNPSRATLDGNATDEQGVKHAKKSTTSVRRPFSQKSQKKPSGFKKASSPSQKTRPLSSISIGKKSHREGGQAKAHRRSDVLGGLLKSEGAIPLVTCVPAKVVFSRIMEAVGRPSHALAHRARKASPAVRDPP; this is translated from the exons TGACGCCCAGGACGGGAACTCCGGTCAAGCTGCTCGGCCGCGAGGATGCTAGCAT TGACTGGTATAACCTGGAGAAATCGAAACGTGTCAAGGAATTTAGGTGTGGAGAGTTTGATGCTTGTATTGAGAAGGCAATGGCTTGTCAAGGAACTCCTGTAAAGAGAAGAGAAAAATATGCTCGTAGAGAAGATGCTATTATTCATGCTCTTGAATTGGAAAGAAAGCAGCTTGCATTGAAGTACCAGAACCAAGGTTTCAGGGCAGATGACAGCTGCAGTATCCTCTTTGCTGACACAGGGAGGGAGTTTGACGACTTTCCTTCAGAATATTACTCAAGAAACAACGTCCAGGAACCTCAGTTGCATTTGCAAAGCTCAGCATCTCAGCAACGCGTAGATCTCAGCACTACTCGTTATAAAAGCAAAAAGAGTAAAAAACAGAAAGGGGATACCTCTGTTCGCCTTGGTAAAACAAAAGAGTGTGAAGAAAAGTTTATTCATGCTGGTTCAAAAAGAAACTTGTCAGGATCTCTTGATCTGGAAGCTTCAGGGAACACTCTCAGTAATTACGTCAATGGCTTTTCCCTTTCAGGACATACGCAAGAAGGATCAAATGTAGAGAGCGGTGAGAAAAATACAGCCCTGAAAAAGAGAAGATTAGAGGAAGCTATTTTTGAGGCATCTGTTGTCAAAAAACATGATAGATGCAGGCCACTTGCTCAAGTTGTACAGAGTAGCGTCAAATTTCCTCGCTCTTTTCAGTGCAATGATGATTCTGGAACTGTTGTAGTTGAAGGAGGGAAGGATCCTTTGCCTGCTATCTGTCAGGCGAAAAGAAGTGGTGCCACATACCTGTCTGCTGATTCTGGTGATGCACATAGCCGTGACTTCATACCTGTTAAGCAAACAATATTAACAGAAGCTCATCATGAGACAGAAAGTTACCTAAAGCAGGAGGATACTCTTCTCGAAGAGCAAACATTTCCGGGCTTTGTTGAGAAGCAAGAATCTGATTCTTCAATGAGTTTATGTTCAGATACTGAGACAGAAGATGACGCTGAACTTCTGCAAA GGTATGCTAAGGTACAATCCCCTGAATCAGATGCATGTGATCCTAATTCCCTCAAGGCTTCTAATAAGTCAAGGCATGCAAATGATATTGATGACGATGATGAGATGAACTTTTCTACTCATATTCCTCAGCAAAATGTCTTACTAGGTGAGGATGGTTCTCCTGAGTTAGGTGTTTCCCAGTGGCATATGAAAGGTAAACGCAACCGGCGCACTGCAGTAAAGAGATCAATGGGGAAGGCGGATGAAAATCTGTCATTAGATAGCTCAAGTAGTTTCATGAAGGGGCTGCTCAAAATGGCCAATAAAGGTGACTCTAAAGTTGAGATTATTGATGCGTCTAGCCATCAGCCGTTTGGTCAAAGTTTTCCTGAGAACCAAGAAGGGTTGGATTGTGATCATGATGAAGCAGATTTGGTTGACAAGGCCGCGAGTCATTCAGGAGTTAACAGATACCATGGTAAAGATTATCCCTTATCTTCAGAACCTGTCAGAGATATTGGACGAAGTTACACTTCTTTCAACAACTCTGAAATTTCTTGCAAGACCTCTTTGCTAAATAAAAATGGCAATCAGATAACCTCTATTGATCAGAAGGCATGTGGGGACGGATCTTCATTGTATCAACAAAATCATGGCTCACATCTTGGTTACACTGGGCAGGTGTTGTTTAATGTTGACCTGAAGGTACAGGCTAACTATCAAGGTGAGCATGTCCCATTGGTTTCTTTGATGAGCAGACTGGATGGCAAAGCTATTGTTGGACACCCTATCCAAGTTGGAATTCTTGAAGAAGGTTCAATGGACAGGCTTATTTTGGGCAGTGATCTTGTTCTGGAAAATAGCACAGCAGCACCACCTGCTTGGCCGACAGGCAGAAGGACTGTTATGCCAAGAGTCCCACGTTTGAATCCATCACGAGCAACCTTAGATGGCAATGCCACCGATGAGCAGGGGGTCAAGCATGCAAAGAAAAGCACCACCAGTGTCCGGAGGCCATTTTCGCAGAAATCTCAAAAGAAGCCCTCTGGCTTCAAGAAAGCAAGCTCACCAAGCCAGAAAACCAGACCCCTTTCATCCATTTCCATTGGGAAAAAGTCTCACAGAGAAGGTGGCCAGGCAAAGGCACATAGGCGCAGCGATGTTCTGGGTGGTCTATTGAAATCAGAAGGAGCAATTCCGCTGGTCACATGTGTCCCCGCAAAGGTTGTGTTCAGTAGGATAATGGAAGCAGTTGGCAGGCCGTCCCATGCTCTTGCTCACCGTGCTAGAAAGGCCAGTCCCGCGGTACGGGATCCACCGTAG